The Impatiens glandulifera chromosome 3, dImpGla2.1, whole genome shotgun sequence genome contains a region encoding:
- the LOC124931460 gene encoding uncharacterized protein LOC124931460 gives MSFYRSQQFLFLSISLLLASIFFVCSNGESKFYTGDDFEVNIDNGFANWGAKRVLLAEAGEPSGEDALNSTYLILAAKRTHRKDPLDGFKKYTGGWNISEKHYWASVAFTSAPFFVIAAVWFILFGLCLSFICLCYCCCRGEPYGYSKFAYALSLILLIFFTISAIVGCIVLYTGQGKYHTSTKSTLKYVVNVSHMTVENLRNVSVYLSAAKQISVDQVILPSNIQDDIDRIQTKINSSSNTLDTRTKDNAHKINWLLNTVRLALIIIAAVMLGLTFLGFLFSLFGMQSCVYLLVIIGWILVTGTFILSGIFLLLHNASADTCVAMNQWVKNPTAHTALDDILPCVDNATAQETLTKSKEVTSQLVNVINQVITNVSNGNFPPNFGPLYYNQSGPLLSILCNPFNADMTNRTCQTGEVELGNATEVWKNYVCEVSGNGICTTTGRLTPAIYGQMAAGVNVSYGLYTYGPFLVSLEDCSFVRETFSDIYKDHCPGLRRYSEWTYAGLFMVSAAVMLSLIFWVIYGRERRHRVYTKDHDAGGHKRY, from the exons atgtcaTTTTACAGATCGCAGCAGTTTCTATTTCTTTCTATTTCTCTCTTACTTGCATCaattttctttgtttgttcAAATGGGGAGTCTAAGTTTTACACAG GGGATGATTTTGAAGTGAATATTGATAATGGGTTTGCAAATTGGGGTGCGAAAAGAGTGTTACTTGCTGAAGCTGGTGAACCTAGCGGCGAAGATGCTCTTAACTCAACTTATCTAATCTTGGCTGCAAAAAGAACTCATAGGAAAGATCCTCTTGAtgggtttaaaaaatatacaggCGGTTGGAACATAAGCGAGAAGCATTACTGGGCT TCGGTCGCGTTTACTTCTGCTCCCTTCTTCGTCATTGCAGCTGTCTGGTTTATCTTATTTGGACTTTGTTTGTCGTTCATATGTCTCTGTTATTGCTGTTGTAGAGGCGAGCCTTATGGCTATTCTAAATTTGCCTATGCTCTTTCCCTCATTTTACTTATATTCTTCACTATTTCAGCAAT AGTCGGATGCATTGTTCTGTACACTGGTCAAGGGAAATACCACACTAGTACCAAAAGTACTTTGAAATACGTGGTGAATGTGTCGCATATGACTGTCGAAAATCTTAGGAATGTTTCGGTCTATCTTTCTGCAGCTAAGCAAATTTCAGTGGATCAAGTTATCCTACCTTCGAATATTCAAGATGACATTGATCGGATTCAGACCAAGATTAATTCTTCGTCTAACACTCTCGATACCCGAACCAAAGATAACGCCCATAAAATAAACTGGCTCTTGAACACCGT GAGATTGGCTCTTATCATTATCGCTGCTGTTATGCTTGGCTTGACCTTCCTCGGTTTTT TGTTCTCGCTGTTCGGTATGCAGTCCTGCGTATACTT ATTGGTTATTATCGGGTGGATACTTGTTACGGGTACATTTATTTTGAGCGGTATTTTTCTTCTCCTACACAA TGCGTCAGCGGATACTTGTGTCGCGATGAACCAATGGGTGAAAAACCCAACCGCTCATACGGCTTTGGATGACATTCTTCCTTGTGTCGATAATGCGACTGCTCAGGAGACGTTGACAAAAAGCAAGGAAGTAACCTCCCAACTTGTCAACGTGATAAATCAGGTTATCACCAATGTCTCGAATGGAAACTTTCCTCCCAACTTTGGACCTTTGTACTACAATCAATCTGGTCCTTTGTTGTCGATTCTCTGTAACCCTTTTAATGCTGATATGACAAACCGAACCTGTCAGACGGGTGAAGTCGAATTGGGTAATGCTACAGAG GTTTGGAAAAACTATGTTTGCGAGGTTTCAGGAAATGGAATATGCACGACTACAGGTAGACTTACACCAGCAATTTACGGTCAGATGGCAGCAGGTGTTAATGTTAGCTATGGATTGTACACTTATGGTCCGTTTCTGGTTAGTCTAGAAGACTGTTCCTTTGTTCGCGAAACATTCTCAGACATATATAAGGATCACTGTCCTGGCTTGAGGCGATACAGCGAATGGACCTATGCAGGATTGTTCATGGTTTCAGCTGCTGTTATGCTCTCTTTGATCTTTTGGGTAATTTACGGGAGGGAGAGAAGGCATCGCGTTTATACGAAAGACCATGATGCTGGAGGGCACAAACGGTATTGA